CAGGACTAAACGTAGTTTATTTTGCACCTGGCTATTTTGCCGATAACGCCTTTGTAGTCACAGAATTTGTTTTGCAATTAGGCTTAATGCCTAATCCATTTGGGGAAGGTAAAAACCCTTGGATTTCTATTTCGGATATGGCTCGTTGTATTGTTGCGTTATTAAAAAATCCAGAACCTTACTATGGACAAAAACTCTTTCCTACAGGAGACAAATCCATTTCACCAAATGAAATGGTCAAAATCTACTCGAAAGTTCGGGGCAAAAAAGTAACTAAAGTAAATATTCCTGATTGGCTTTTCCTAAAAGCTGGAATCATGAGCGGATTAGGTTTTGGTTTTGACAAATTTGCGATTATTCAAGCCACTTTCTATAATAGGCAAATGCAAATGAACCGTTTTGACATAGAACCAACGGATATTGTTAAAAAATTGACAGGTCGTGAACCAGAAGATTTTGAAACAATCACAAGGGAGTATTTTGACAACTCCACATTTAAACGCAAGACATTTTTTACCTGGATGAAATCGTTTGTAAAGTTTAATATAATGCCATTTACAAAAGTATCTACAAAAAAGGAAAGAATGGAAATCAACAGATAAAATTCCAGCAGATAACATTGCATTTGTGGCAATCAAGTAAAAATAAACAAGACACTTTTAAGCAGAAAAGATCTTGGATTCACAAATATAAGGGATGACAATATGATGAACATTTTGACAGTACAAATAAATCATTGTTCAGTGAATGAAAAATAATCGAATATTTTCATTTCTTTTCTGTTTATCAACATTACAATCTTTGGCAGAAAATTATCAACCGCATGATATTAAATATTGAAAGGGACGAATTTCAAAACTATTCGTAGGCAAATTTCTGATAACAAGCTTTAATTACTAAGTATTAGCAAAGCCCTAGTAGCTTTATTCTTGTTTATTGATGGGTGAATAGGTTTGTAAAGTTTGTAAATTGCATTTATGAAAGCAAAATACAAACCATCAGATTACGAAATACTACGTCGCCGCTGCGTGGAGTTGAAAGAAGCGGGTTGGAAGCAGAAGGACATCACCTCGGCTCTTGGACTGACCGAGGGCTGGGTAAGCCAGACGCTGAAAAAGTATCGGGAGTTGGGGGCGGAAGGCTTGCTGGCCCGAAAGCCGCCAGGTTCGTTGCCTAAACTGACGTCAGAACAGCTTTCGCAGCTTGTCGAAGAGCTTAAACAAGGTGCTGTCAGCCACGGTTTTCCCGGCCACATCTGGACACGCTCTCGTGTCAACGAGTTGATTGGCAGGCTATTCGGTGTCAGCTACGACCTAACGCAGGTGGGGCGTATCCTAAAAAAACTGGGATGGAGCTTGCAGAAGCCCGCCAAAAAGGCTCGCCAGCAGAGCAAGCAGAAAGTCCAGCAGTGGCGGGAAGAGACGGTACCGGAATTAAAAAAAAGCCGAGGATGAGAACCGTGCTATCGTATATATCGATGAATCAGGCTTCTATCTGCTCCCCCTCGTTTGCCGTACGTGGGCACCCAAGGGTAAAACGCCCATTATCGAGGAGAAGGCGGGCAAAGAACACCTCAGTCTGATCGCCGCGATGGCCCCTAATGGGAGGCTGTACGTCGGCGGACAAGACAAGGCATACAATAGTGAGGGGGTGGTTGACTTTCTGGAGTACCTATGCCGCAGGTACCGCAGCAAGGACTTGATCGTGATCTGGGATGGCGCGACCATCCACCGTAGCCAAGCCATAAAGGACTTTTTGGCGCGCAAGAAAGGGCGCGTGCACCTTGTGGCCCTGCCTGGTTATAGCCCGGAACTGAACCCGGTCGAGTTGCTGTGGAGTCAGTTAAAAAGAGAGCTCAAAAACCGGGTATTCCTCGACCTGACAGATTTGGCCGAAGTGTTGAAAGAAAAAATTGAGGAGGTCAGAAAAGACACGGAATTGCTGGTTTCATTCTTTAAAAAGAAGGAAGTAGCTTTCTTTACAGGATAATTCATCTATCAATAAAGCAACCAACATATATCGATACCACACGCGAAGAATTTCATGCTTAGTGGATGCCCGGTATGATGAACTGATTGATTTACAACCAAAGGAGACGTTTTATGTTTATGAGGAAGGCTTTGCCGAAGTTTGTGAAGCCGCCCGTGCGGATAAAGCTTGGAGGCCAGGTGATGCAAGCGAGCTTGGATAAGGGCACCACCGGAGATAAGCAAAAAAAAACGACTGCCAAACCCGTTTTAGGAAAATAGAATTGTCAAAAAGTCATCGGAATAAAGCCAAGTGCAACGGTTTTTTCATAAGCCCCTATCTTCAAAATTTTATGACTATTGCAGGCGTGAGCGATGTTTATTCAAAAAGCAACGATTTGTTGAATGTTTTTTTTGGGATAAATGTATCTGAAAGTCAGGTATATAGAGTTACAGATTGTATGGAAAATCAATTGCCTCCTGATTTATTTGAAGACATTAAGCACTCCTCTTTACAAGAGAATCAGCGAGTATACGCTTCGATAGACGGGGGCATGATTCAACCGGATCAGGGGTGGCAGGAAGTAAACCGGGACGCATTTTCAGGGAAGGGAATCGCGTTGCAAACGGCACCAAAGATGGGGATAAGATTCGCTGTAGACTTAGCGAATCTACATTTAGTGGTCATTTAGGTTCACACATTGATTTTATCCCAAAAGTTGAGGCGAGCTTAGGTACTTACATACAATGTAAAAAAAATCTGGTGTTTGTAACGGATGGCGCCACGTGGATACAGCACTATTTGAACAAAACTTCTCAGAATCAATCCATATACCGGATTTTTATCATGCAGTAGAGCATCTTGCAGACTTTGCAAAATCACATTTTGAAAGCAAGACAACCTGTCAGAAGTGGTTATAAAGCCAGGAAACAGAGTTATTGGAGGGGCCTGTTCAAGAGGTTATAGTAAATACATCGAAGCTAAGAAATCTATCCGACAACTCAAAGAAAGAACGTACTAAACTCCTGAGGTACTATAAAAACAATAGTCAAAGAATAGCCCACAAACCCTATCGTAATCAAGGGCTTACGATTGGGATTGGTCCGTTGAAAGCTGGGCACAGAACGGTTATTCAGACTAGGCGGACAACCGAGGGTGCGCAATCAATGATCAATCTCAGGGTAATCAGAGAAAGTAATCGATGGAAATGTGTGATAGAGAGGTTTAGAAGGGCTGCATAAAATTGAAATGCGCCCGATTTAAAGACGGCAGACCTGGACAAAAATTAGAACTTATTTCGGTAAAATCATTTGATAAAAGGACTAACTCAACTTCATTACAAGCGTGCTGACAATTAGACGAAACAAAAACGCAGGACACGAAGCCCGAGCCGCTAACACACGTTTGGCGCAATGGGAAACAACTCGGTTCATTGTAAGTTTCGGTTTCTATTGTAAATTCGTGCTGGTTGACAATTTAGTTTACCAAAATCGCCACCTTCGCCAAGCCCGAAAACGTTGTGCAAAATAATATGGATACGAAAATTACAACATTCATACAGAATATTAACCCTCTTCCAAACGACATTTTGGAAGAGGTTATCTCGTATTTTCAACACTTGGAGTACCCTAAAAACTATTTTCTTTTGAAACAGGGAAGACCTTGTAAACATCTCTGGTTCTTGGTACAGGGGGCTGTTCGTTATTTTTACACCGATGAAGATGGCAAAGACAGCAATGTTTGGTTTTCACTTGACACAGATGTAATAACGGAGGCCCCAAGTTTTGTTAGTCAAAAGCCATCTTACGAGAGCATACAACTTTTGGAAGACAGTGAATTATATGCAATAGAACGCAACAACTTATACAGTCTATTGCAAAGGCATCATTCTTTTGCAATCTGGTATATCAGTTTGGTAGAAAAACACTATGTCTTTCAAATTGAAGAACGAATAAGTGACCTTCAATTCCTTACTGCTAAACAACGCTATGAGAAATTATTCCTAAAATTTCCAAACATTAGCAACCGTATTAACTTAGGTCATATTGCCTCCTACCTAAATATCACCCAAGAAACCCTTAGTCGTATCAGGTCAGGTAAGCTATAATCATTTTTTGACCTACATCAAATCGCTTTTTGATTTGCCTCAAAAGATTTGACTTCTGACATTCAGAATTTTGCAGTGTAAATAATTCAAATCATTTAACTGCAAAAAACATGAATATCACCACGTTTTTGGAAAGCATCCTTCTCCGGTATGGCGAAAATTCGCTTTGGTATGCAGGTTTTGCGTTCCCATTCTTCTTTGCATTTTGGATAGTAGGAAAGAACTACTTTAAAAAAATTAGAATTCAGGAAACCGAAAGGGCGAACCTTCACCACTTCAAGCACGACCTTGGATTTTCGGCAATTACATTTCTCGTTTTTGCCATTATGGATGCTTGCTTACTTCTATTAGAAAGTCAAGGTTATACATTACTTTACTTCAATGTCAATGATTATGGCTACCTATGGTTAATAGCCAGCTTTTGTATTGTACTATTTTTAGACGATATGTTTTTCTATTGGAGTCATCGAGCTATGCACCACCCTAAACTGTATAAGTATTTTCACCGAGTTCACCACGAAAGTACAGATCCGTCGCCTCTGACAGCCTTTGCATTTCACCCATCAGAAGCCGTAGTTGAACAACTGATGCACGTTGTATTGCCTTTTTTACTTCCTCTGAATTTTGGGGTAATGATAGCGTGGCAAATTTTCTCAATGCTAAACAATGTTTTAGGTCATTTAGGATATGAAATTTATCCGAGAGGGTGGGTAAAACTGCCGTTACTACAATTCAAAACCGCTTCAACGCATCACAATATGCACCACCAATTATTTAATGGCAATTATGCCCTGTATTTTACGTGGTGGGACAAATGGATGGGTACTGAATTTAAGGACTATGAAACCCGACACGAACAAATTTTTGAACGCAAAAACATCAAGAAAAGCGAGGAAGGTTTGTATTTGCTTACAGTTGCTGATATTCGCCAAGAAGCTGATGATGCATTTACAATTCAGTTTAACAATGTACCTTCTATTTTCAGAGATTTTTCAGCAGGACAACACCTCACCATCAAAGTCAATATCAAGGGTGAAACTCAATACCGTACTTTCTCTATTTCATCTATTCCTAATGTTGATAACTATTTGACTATGACCATCAAAAGAGTCAAAGGAGGAAAAGTTACCAATTATTTAGCGGGCAATTTAAAAGTGGGCGATACCTTAGAAGTTACAGCCCCTTCCGGTCAGTTTTATCTCAATCCCGAACCTTCCCATCAGAAACACTACGTTATGATAGCAGGCGGAAGCGGTATTACGCCCATTTACAGTATGATAGGTACGATTTTGAGGTTTGAACCTAAAAGCAAAATTACCTTGCTTTATGCGAGCCGAAATTCAAACAGTATCATCTTCAAAAAGAATTTTAACAATTGGCTAAAAGAATTTTCTACCCAACTTGAAATCAAACACTTTTTGAGTGAAGAAGAAAATCCCGGTGGTGCTGTCAAAGGGTATATCACAAGAATTTCAGTGGAAGAATTGGTGAACCGATACGGTAAAAATAAATTGGAATTTTACTTATGCGGTCCCGAAGTACTGACAAATAAACTCATTGATGATTTAGTATATATAGGCGTTCCGAATGAGCAAATTCATCGAGAATTATTTTTGATTACATCTCAAAACAAAGCCAATACTTCTCAAAAATCGCAAATAACTGCGAGAGTCTTTGGCAAGTCTTATCAATTTGAAAATCAGGATGGAAAAACCATTCTTCAAAGTGGATTAGGAAAAAATATTCCACTGCCTTTTTCTTGCCAGAGTGGACTATGCGGAATGTGCAAAATGAAATGCAGTGAAGGCAAGGTAACGATGCTCAACAACCAAGTGCTTACCGAACAGGATTTGAAAGCAGGTTACATTCTTACTTGTCAATCATTCCCTCAAACAGAAAAAATCACCCTCCAAAATTCGTAAAGGAATGAAGAATTATATTTTCGTTACCATTCTCGTAATGGTTGCAAGATATTCCTTTGCCCAAATACCATTTGAAGTGATGGTTGGGAATAAGCAAACGCTATATTTTGCCTATATCCAAAAGGATTTGGATAATATTGGCAGATGGAATATTTTCTCGCAAGGGCTTTATGCGGTTAATTACAGAGACAGTTCTCTCAATAGTATTTCTATTGACAACCAATTGACCTATCAATTCAACAACTGGTTAGGTATTTCCGCAGGTGGCAGTTTTGATGGTGTGCAATTCATTCCAACATTGGGACTATCGCTTGGATACTTCAATAAAAAAGGTGATTTTTCCATAACTGCCTTTCCTACAATACAGTTGGCAAAACCAAGGGCATTAGATGTATTTGGTTTGATTAACTATTCGCCACAATTCAAGAAGAAATGGGGTTTGTTTTGTCAATTAATCATTGGAACAAACTTAGGCGTTCAAAAAGAAGACCCGAACCAAAAAAGGGAAATACTGAACATCTTTACTCTTCACAATATCAGTAATCAACTTATACGTGTAGGACTAAATTACAAACAAAAATTTCAGTTTGGGATTGGTGCAGACTTTGCACAGTTCGGAATGAACGAAGCTACATTTGAGAATTTTGGGCTGTTTTTGCGTTATCAATTAGAATGAATGAATTACTTCGCACAATAACATCGGTTTAGTGGTGGCTGAAAGCCAAGCCATGAAATCCCGATTGCTATCGGGATTAAACAAAAGCTTCGGTAGCGGTAAGTGCTCACCAAACCTTTTTCTTTTATTATGGAGTTATCGTCGAGCTGGCAACTACTTTCAGAGCAGGCTTTTGACCTGCTTTGTTGATTTTATGGCTGCTTATGCACCATTTTCAGTGGCTTTATTGGGGTTAGGTTAGTGTACAAAATCCCCCACTCATCCCGTTAGCTAATCGGATCGTTGCTTTCCCTTTGGCAAACGCCCATGTATGAGGTGGGTGAGCCACATGGCCCAAAAACCACGATGGTTAGGCCTAACGCTGAAATACTACGCTCAAATCGCCGAATCAGCGCCTCAAAACCAGCCACTTATCGACTGGCGCAATTGATACGCTTATTCGCATGTAGCTCATCAGAATTCTTTTTTTGTCATGATGAATTTTAAGTTTAAATTGACCTTAAAATTAAACCTTTTGTCACGATATAGATACCAAGGTTTGTTTAACAAGGTATTGCCAAAAGCTGGGTAGAGATGCCGGTAAGAACATTTGGAA
Above is a window of Runella slithyformis DSM 19594 DNA encoding:
- a CDS encoding NmrA family NAD(P)-binding protein, translating into MKSKILITLATGKTGYASAVQLLKEGYAVRIYVRSRNTKALELEKLGAEIALGDFDNKQQLQKALVGIQNVYYCYPYKPEMEKDVSLFIEKAKEANINSVVFMGQRIAEFADTGSAFTADVRKSYRLLASSGLNVVYFAPGYFADNAFVVTEFVLQLGLMPNPFGEGKNPWISISDMARCIVALLKNPEPYYGQKLFPTGDKSISPNEMVKIYSKVRGKKVTKVNIPDWLFLKAGIMSGLGFGFDKFAIIQATFYNRQMQMNRFDIEPTDIVKKLTGREPEDFETITREYFDNSTFKRKTFFTWMKSFVKFNIMPFTKVSTKKERMEINR
- a CDS encoding sterol desaturase family protein, translated to MNITTFLESILLRYGENSLWYAGFAFPFFFAFWIVGKNYFKKIRIQETERANLHHFKHDLGFSAITFLVFAIMDACLLLLESQGYTLLYFNVNDYGYLWLIASFCIVLFLDDMFFYWSHRAMHHPKLYKYFHRVHHESTDPSPLTAFAFHPSEAVVEQLMHVVLPFLLPLNFGVMIAWQIFSMLNNVLGHLGYEIYPRGWVKLPLLQFKTASTHHNMHHQLFNGNYALYFTWWDKWMGTEFKDYETRHEQIFERKNIKKSEEGLYLLTVADIRQEADDAFTIQFNNVPSIFRDFSAGQHLTIKVNIKGETQYRTFSISSIPNVDNYLTMTIKRVKGGKVTNYLAGNLKVGDTLEVTAPSGQFYLNPEPSHQKHYVMIAGGSGITPIYSMIGTILRFEPKSKITLLYASRNSNSIIFKKNFNNWLKEFSTQLEIKHFLSEEENPGGAVKGYITRISVEELVNRYGKNKLEFYLCGPEVLTNKLIDDLVYIGVPNEQIHRELFLITSQNKANTSQKSQITARVFGKSYQFENQDGKTILQSGLGKNIPLPFSCQSGLCGMCKMKCSEGKVTMLNNQVLTEQDLKAGYILTCQSFPQTEKITLQNS
- a CDS encoding IS630 family transposase, with the translated sequence MLPLVCRTWAPKGKTPIIEEKAGKEHLSLIAAMAPNGRLYVGGQDKAYNSEGVVDFLEYLCRRYRSKDLIVIWDGATIHRSQAIKDFLARKKGRVHLVALPGYSPELNPVELLWSQLKRELKNRVFLDLTDLAEVLKEKIEEVRKDTELLVSFFKKKEVAFFTG
- a CDS encoding Crp/Fnr family transcriptional regulator, with amino-acid sequence MDTKITTFIQNINPLPNDILEEVISYFQHLEYPKNYFLLKQGRPCKHLWFLVQGAVRYFYTDEDGKDSNVWFSLDTDVITEAPSFVSQKPSYESIQLLEDSELYAIERNNLYSLLQRHHSFAIWYISLVEKHYVFQIEERISDLQFLTAKQRYEKLFLKFPNISNRINLGHIASYLNITQETLSRIRSGKL
- a CDS encoding helix-turn-helix domain-containing protein; the encoded protein is MKAKYKPSDYEILRRRCVELKEAGWKQKDITSALGLTEGWVSQTLKKYRELGAEGLLARKPPGSLPKLTSEQLSQLVEELKQGAVSHGFPGHIWTRSRVNELIGRLFGVSYDLTQVGRILKKLGWSLQKPAKKARQQSKQKVQQWREETVPELKKSRG